One stretch of Streptomyces peucetius DNA includes these proteins:
- the leuS gene encoding leucine--tRNA ligase produces the protein MSEMNSAAEAAAPHRYTAAMAADIEARWQDFWDAEGTYEAPNPSGDLAGDPAQVAKPKKFIMDMFPYPSGAGLHVGHPLGYIATDVFARHQRMSGHNVLHTLGFDAFGLPAEQYAVQTGTHPRVSTEANIGNMKAQLRRLGLGHDNRRSFATIDPDYYKWTQWIFLQIFNSWYDDEARKARPIDELVAQFESGSREVPGDRAWSELNAVERAGVLGEYRLAYASDAPVNWCPGLGTVLANEEVTSDGRSERGNFPVFKAKLRQWNMRITAYADRLLDDLDALDWPEAIKLQQRNWIGRSEGARVDFSVDGHDGARITVFTTRPDTLFGATYMVLAPEHGLIDSIVPAEWPEGVKEAWTGGAATPAEAVAAYRKQAQTKSDVERQTEHKDKTGVFTGSYALNPVTGERIPVFVADYVLMGYGTGAIMAVPGQDERDWEFAEAFELPIVRTVQPPEGWEGEAFTGQGPAINSANDEISLNGLDVDEAKARITAWLTDRGIGEGTVNFRLRDWLFSRQRYWGEPFPIVYDEDGVAHALPESMLPLELPEVDDYSPRTFDPDDADTQPETPLSRNEDWVNVELDLGDGPKRYRRETNTMPNWAGSCWYELRYLDPHNNEQLVAPDIEQYWMGPREGQPHGGVDLYVGGAEHAVLHLLYARFWSKVLFDLGHVSSVEPFHKLYNQGMIQAYVYRDERGFPVAAAEVEERDGKFFFEGEQVRRELGKMGKSLKNAVTPDEICAEYGADTLRLYEMAMGPLDVSRPWDTRAVVGQYRLLQRLWRNVVDEATGEVTVVDTEPDEATLRALHKAIDGVSQDMAAMRFNTAIAKITELNNHLTKTGGPVPRPVAERLVLLVAPLAPHIAEELWRRLGHTESVVHQDFPVADPAYVVDESVTCVVQIKGKVKARLEVAPSITDEELEALALGAEAVVAALGGAGIRKVIVRAPKLVNIVPA, from the coding sequence ATGAGCGAGATGAACTCGGCTGCCGAGGCAGCAGCCCCGCATCGTTACACGGCCGCCATGGCGGCCGACATCGAGGCACGCTGGCAGGACTTCTGGGACGCGGAGGGCACCTATGAGGCGCCCAACCCGAGCGGGGACCTGGCGGGGGACCCCGCCCAGGTCGCGAAGCCCAAGAAGTTCATCATGGACATGTTCCCGTACCCCTCGGGTGCGGGACTGCACGTCGGTCACCCCCTGGGGTACATCGCGACCGACGTCTTCGCCCGTCACCAGCGCATGAGCGGGCACAACGTCCTGCACACCCTGGGCTTCGACGCCTTCGGCCTGCCGGCCGAGCAGTACGCCGTGCAGACCGGCACGCACCCGCGTGTGTCGACCGAGGCGAACATCGGGAACATGAAGGCGCAGCTGCGCCGGCTGGGCCTGGGCCACGACAACCGCAGGTCGTTCGCGACGATCGACCCGGACTACTACAAGTGGACCCAGTGGATCTTCCTGCAGATCTTCAACTCCTGGTACGACGACGAGGCCAGGAAGGCCCGCCCGATCGACGAGCTGGTCGCACAGTTCGAGAGCGGGTCCCGCGAGGTGCCCGGCGACCGCGCCTGGAGCGAGCTGAACGCCGTCGAGCGCGCCGGCGTCCTGGGCGAGTACCGCCTGGCGTACGCCTCCGACGCGCCCGTCAACTGGTGCCCCGGCCTGGGCACCGTCCTGGCCAATGAGGAGGTGACCTCCGACGGCCGCTCCGAGCGGGGCAACTTCCCCGTCTTCAAGGCCAAGCTGCGCCAGTGGAACATGCGCATCACCGCCTACGCCGACCGGCTGCTGGACGACCTGGACGCGCTGGACTGGCCCGAGGCCATCAAGCTGCAGCAGCGCAACTGGATCGGCCGCTCCGAGGGCGCCCGCGTCGACTTCTCGGTCGACGGTCACGACGGCGCGCGGATCACCGTCTTCACCACCCGGCCCGACACCCTGTTCGGCGCCACGTACATGGTGCTGGCGCCCGAGCACGGCCTGATCGACTCCATCGTCCCGGCCGAGTGGCCCGAGGGCGTCAAGGAGGCATGGACCGGCGGCGCCGCGACCCCCGCGGAGGCTGTCGCCGCCTACCGCAAGCAGGCCCAGACGAAGAGCGACGTCGAGCGGCAGACCGAGCACAAGGACAAGACCGGGGTCTTCACCGGCTCGTACGCCCTGAACCCGGTCACCGGCGAGCGGATCCCGGTCTTCGTCGCCGACTACGTCCTGATGGGCTACGGCACCGGCGCCATCATGGCCGTCCCCGGACAGGACGAGCGTGACTGGGAGTTCGCGGAGGCCTTCGAACTGCCCATCGTCCGCACCGTGCAGCCGCCGGAGGGCTGGGAGGGCGAGGCGTTCACCGGTCAGGGCCCCGCCATCAACTCCGCCAACGACGAGATCTCCCTGAACGGGCTGGACGTCGACGAGGCCAAGGCCAGGATCACCGCCTGGCTGACGGACAGGGGCATCGGCGAGGGCACGGTCAACTTCCGGCTGCGCGACTGGCTGTTCAGCCGCCAGCGCTACTGGGGCGAGCCCTTCCCGATCGTCTACGACGAGGACGGCGTCGCGCACGCGCTGCCCGAGTCGATGCTGCCGCTGGAGCTGCCGGAGGTCGACGACTACTCGCCGCGCACCTTCGACCCCGACGACGCGGACACCCAGCCCGAGACGCCGCTGTCCCGCAACGAGGACTGGGTCAACGTCGAGCTGGACCTGGGCGACGGCCCGAAGCGCTACCGCCGCGAGACCAACACCATGCCCAACTGGGCCGGTTCGTGCTGGTACGAGCTGCGCTACCTGGACCCGCACAACAACGAGCAGCTGGTCGCCCCGGACATCGAGCAGTACTGGATGGGGCCGCGCGAGGGACAGCCGCACGGCGGCGTCGACCTGTACGTCGGCGGCGCCGAGCACGCCGTGCTGCACCTGCTGTACGCCCGCTTCTGGTCCAAGGTGCTGTTCGACCTGGGGCACGTCTCCTCCGTGGAGCCGTTCCACAAGCTGTACAACCAGGGCATGATCCAGGCGTACGTCTACCGGGACGAGCGCGGCTTCCCGGTCGCCGCCGCCGAGGTGGAGGAGCGTGACGGGAAGTTCTTCTTCGAGGGCGAGCAGGTCAGGCGCGAGCTGGGCAAGATGGGCAAGTCCCTGAAGAACGCCGTCACCCCGGACGAGATCTGCGCCGAGTACGGGGCGGACACCCTGCGTCTGTACGAGATGGCGATGGGCCCCCTGGACGTCTCCCGGCCGTGGGACACCCGCGCCGTCGTCGGCCAGTACCGGCTGCTGCAGCGGCTGTGGCGCAACGTCGTCGACGAGGCGACCGGCGAGGTCACGGTCGTCGACACCGAGCCGGACGAGGCCACGCTGCGCGCTCTGCACAAGGCGATCGACGGCGTCTCCCAGGACATGGCGGCGATGCGCTTCAACACCGCCATCGCCAAGATCACCGAGCTGAACAACCACCTGACGAAGACGGGCGGCCCGGTGCCGCGGCCCGTGGCCGAGCGCCTGGTGCTGCTTGTGGCGCCGCTGGCCCCGCACATCGCCGAGGAGCTGTGGCGCAGGCTGGGCCACACCGAGTCGGTCGTCCACCAGGACTTCCCGGTCGCCGACCCGGCGTACGTGGTGGACGAGAGCGTCACCTGCGTCGTGCAGATCAAGGGCAAGGTCAAGGCCCGCCTGGAGGTCGCCCCGTCCATCACGGACGAGGAGCTGGAGGCGCTGGCGCTGGGGGCCGAGGCCGTTGTCGCAGCTCTGGGCGGCGCGGGGATCCGCAAGGTGATCGTGCGGGCTCCGAAACTGGTCAACATCGTGCCCGCGTAA